A part of Acropora palmata chromosome 8, jaAcrPala1.3, whole genome shotgun sequence genomic DNA contains:
- the LOC141889791 gene encoding uncharacterized protein LOC141889791, giving the protein MLRLRSPCKSRCNVVSEAPFVGRDLSFLKRSISKYRLFSGLWFGNEKPFFSTFLKPFVDMICAAQVQAFEVELPSEEAATSRVMVLLGHFDLPARSAVLEQVSYNGHDSCCCCTEKGETVSTSARGHVVTFPFRDTPTGHAELRTSKDIERDSLKALHEDSSVNGFRSPSPLFGLPGFSIPLGVSIDYMHGVCLGVVKTLIGLWFDSSNSGKNWYCGHLVYQVDSRLLSIKPPSAITRVPRSIDSHHKDLKAAECRSWLFFYLLPCMKGILSYELFNHYALLVGGIYLLCQETISPADLRKADMLLAHFVEMFDVYYAPRYLLLNVHNLLHLVEDVKANGPLWCNSLFVFEDWNGDITDFFHGTQNVANQILSAVSCRQNMQELIAKMPDGQAKDLVLKLRNGSEKENRTAIGEGINIVGALRNGGLRLEFEDDAVSGLEVASLNEIKFFTRVEMRGRIIHSRAYKRVSVRNSYTVSYKNNNKIKYGQVEVFVQASSLQDDSLQYAAVILPFLEQTGFVCPTYEVLGVCPVTHIVCWYPPLNDHCILVPIENIEDICVCMELKDTGSPVVYIAHFPNHIEKD; this is encoded by the exons ATGTTACGCCTGCGATCACCATGCAAAAGCCGCTGTAATGTCGTCTCGGAGGCCCCGTTTGTTGGTCGCGATTTAAGTTTTTTAAAAAG gtcaATATCAAAGTACAGGCTCTTCAGTGGGTTATggtttggaaatgaaaaaccaTTTTTCTCCACGTTTTTAAAACCATTTGTTGACATGATCTGTGCAGCTCAAGTGCAAG caTTTGAGGTTGAGTTGCCTAGTGAAGAAGCAGCTACTTCACGCGTGATGGTGCTTTTGGGTCATTTTGACCTACCGGCACGCTCTGCAGTGCTAGAACAAGTTTCTTACAATGGGCATGACAGCTGCTGCTGTTGTACAGAAAAAGGGGAAACTGTTAGCACTTCTGCCAGAGGTCATGTTGTGACTTTCCCTTTCAGAGATACACCAACTGGCCATGCGGAACTACGAACCTCAAAGGACATAGAGCGAGATTCACTGAAAGCATTGCATGAAGATTCATCA GTTAATGGCTTTAGATCTCCCAGCCCGTTGTTTGGACTGCCCGGTTTCAGCATACCCCTCGGTGTCAGCATCGATTATATGCATGGTGTCTGCCTTGGTGTGGTCAAGACTCTAATTGGCCTTTGGTTTGACTCCTCCAACAGTGGCAAGAACTGGTATTGTGGACATCTGGTGTATCAAGTAGACTCTCGCTTGCTGAGTATCAAACCACCAAGTGCCATAACTAGGGTACCGAGAAGCATCGACTCACATCATAAAGACTTGAAAG ctGCAGAATGCAGGAGTtggcttttcttttatttgcttcCTTGTATGAAAGGCATTCTTTCATATGAGCTTTTCAACCACTATGCTTTACTAGTTGGAGGAATCTATCTTCTCTGTCAAGAGACTATTTCCCCTGCTGATCTGAGGAAAGCAGACATGCTCTTGGCTCACTTTGTTGAAATGTTCGATGTCTACTATG CTCCAAGGTATCTGCTGTTAAATGTTCATAACTTGCTTCATTTGGTGGAAGACGTGAAGGCAAATGGCCCACTGTGGTGCAACTCCTTGTTTGTGTTCGAAGATTGGAATGGAGACATAACAGATTTCTTCCATGGAACACAGAATGTTGCCAACCAG ATCTTAAGTGCTGTGTCATGCAGACAAAACATGCAGGAGTTGATTGCCAAAATGCCAGATGGACAAGCAAAAGACCTAGTGTTAAAGCTGAGAAATGGGAGTGAAAA AGAAAACAGAACTGCTATTGGTGAAGGTATAAACATTGTTGGTGCATTGAGGAATGGTGGACTAAGACTAGAATTTGAAGACGATGCTGTGTCAGGTTTGGAGGTGGCTTCTTTAAATGAAATCAAGTTCTTTACTAGAGTTGAAATGAGAGGCCGAATTATCCACTCCCGAGCTTACAAGCGTGTATCTGTGAGAAACTCTTACACAGTTTCatacaaaaataacaacaaaattaagtATGGGCAAGTTGAAGTTTTTGTGCAAGCATCCAGTCTTCAGGATGATTCACTCCAGTATGCAGCAGTGATTCTTCCATTTCTGGAACAGACTGGTTTTGTTTGCCCAACATATGAAGTTTTGGGTGTATGTCCTGTTACACACATTGTTTGCTGGTATCCACCTTTAAATGACCATTGCATTTTAGTCCCCATTGAGAACATTGAAGACATTTGTGTTTGTATGGAGTTAAAAGACACTGGATCACCTGTCGTTTACATTGCTCATTTTCCAAATCACATCGAAAAAGATTAA
- the LOC141889541 gene encoding uncharacterized protein LOC141889541: MASFNAKRTSRKRIFAEEESWFLVQFEDQPDTFRVLNEREVKHLDPEDYEEMQEGETIQAFWSANKKFYKAEIIKISDDKSYLLKERRALETSLRKSALGKALASDDKSAKKRLKKAQKQPSVFKKVKLTDEEKAKQEAKKAKQG, from the exons ATGGCTTCATTTAATGCAAAAAGAACTTCTCGGAAACGTATATTTGCTGAAGAAG AGAGCTGGTTTCTTGTGCAGTTCGAGGACCAGCCAGATACATTTAGGGTACTTAATGAAAGGGAAGTGAAGCACCTTGATCCTGAAGATTATGAAGAGATGCAAGAAGGGGAAACCATACAGGCTTTCTGGTCAGCGAACAAGAAATTCTACAAAGccgaaataataaaaattagtG ATGACAAGAGCTATCTCCTTAAAGAAAGACGAGCTCTAGAAACAAGTCTGAGAAAAAGTGCACTTGGCAAGGCATTGGCCAGTGATGATAAATCTGCAAAGAAAAGGTTAAAAAAGGCACAGAAACAACCATCAGTTTTCAAGAAAGTCAAACTGACAGATGAAGAAAAAGCCAAACAGGAAGCCAAAAAAGCTAAGCAAGgctga